One Helicobacter pylori NCTC 11637 = CCUG 17874 = ATCC 43504 = JCM 12093 genomic window, AACAATGAGCAGTCTAGGGGTTTAGCGATGCCTTTTAAAATTTCCCCACACTTGCATGCCTTGTTTTCTTTAGAGGTTTTGTGGCTTAAGTGTTCTTTAAAGACTTTTTCAGCGTCATAAGAAGCGAACGCTTCTTTGAGCTTTAGGGCGGAATGTTTGATATTCCCTAACCCTCTCCATTCAAAATTTTCCCTAACTTCCATGCACGCATTGACTAACACTTGCGCTTTCACATTCCCCCCATAGCTCACCGCTCTTTTGTATTGGATTTCTAGCTTGGCTTCTTTGTTTAAGGCTTGTTTAAGAAGCATCAGCACGCTTTCTAATATATCCACCGGCTCAAAACCGCTCACGATAATGGGGATTTTGAAGCGATCCACTAAAGGAGCATAGATTTGAGCGCCGCTGATCACGCTCACATGGCTAGGGGCTAAAAGGGCGTTAATCTGGCATGCTGGATCTTTTAAAATCGCGCTCACGCTGGGAGGCACTAAAATGTGGTTGGTGTGGAAAAAAAGGTTGTTGATTTTTTCTTTTTTGGCGTTCAGTAAAACGCTCGCTGTCATGGGCGTGGTGGTTTCAAAACCGATCGCAATGTAGATGACTTTTTTATGCGGGTTTTCTTTAGCGATCTCTAAAGCTTGCATGGGCGAATACAAAAAGCGCGCATCTAGCCCCTTTTCTCTGGCTTGTATCAAACTCCCATAGCTCCCGGGGACTTTCATCATATCCCCTAAACTCAAAACAATGCTATCTTTGATAGTGGCTAACTCATAAGCTTCATCAAGGCGCGCTCTTGGCATCACGCATACCGGGCAGCCCGGCCCATGCACAAACTCTAAATTGTTAGGCATCAAATCCAAAAGCCCGTATTTCATGATCGAATGCGTATGCCCTCCGCACACTTCCATGATGACTAATTTTTTTTCAAGTTTGGAAGCGAGTTTTTTGATTGCATTAGAGAGCGCTAAAAGGGTTCGCTTGTCTCTAAAGGGCGAAATGAGATGATCAACGCTCATTGTTATTATTGCGTTTCGTTCATTTTGGCGATCATTTCTTGATAAAGCTCAATGGATTCTAGGGCTTCTTTTTCATCAATCTTGCTCATCACATAGCCGATGTGGAGCAGCACGTAATCGCCCACTTTAACGGACTCGCCCATTAAATCCAAGCTCGCCTCTCTTTGAACGCCCAAAGTCTCTAAGAGCGCCACATTATCGTTAATGGCTATGACTTTAGAGGGGATCGCTAGACACATTAAAACGAATGCGTGGACTGGTAATTTTCACGCTTTTTTTCTAAAAGGAAGTTTTTAAAATCTTCCAAACTTTTAGGATCTTTGGAACTCATTAAAAAAATAGGCGCTTCAGGCTTTAATTTTTGCATGTCTTCTTTGACTTGAGAAACCCTGAAATTAAACACTTCAATCATATCCGCTTTACTGATAATTACCGCATCCGCACACATGAACATCGTGGGGTATTTTAGCACCTTATCATCGCCCTCTGGGACGGAGAGTAAAACGATATTCATCGCCGCCCCTAGATTATAGCTTGAGGGGCAAACCAGATTCCCCACGTTTTCAATGATTAAGAAATCGCTTTTTTCTAACGCTCCCTCATCTTTTAATAAATCAAACGCCCCCTCAATCATGCTCGCTTCCAAATGGCACGCTTCGCCGGTGGTGATCTGGTGTGCGCTCACGCCTTTTTTACGCAATCTGTCCGCATCTCTGTTGGTTTGCAAATCGCCCTCTACCACGCAAAACTTAAAGTCTTTAAAATCCGCTAGATTTTCTAGCATCGTGGTTTTACCGCTGCCAGGAGAGCTCATGAAATTTAACACATACAGCCCTTCTTTGAGATAGCGCTCTTTCATTTCAGCGGCTTTAATGTCGTTCTTGCTCAAAATCTTTTCCACGATTTTGACGTCTTTTTTACTCAAATTAGGGTTATTTTGTAAAGATTCTTTTCGTTGTTCGCTCATGCTTTTCCTTTCTTTTAAAATTTTCGTATTGTAGCGTGCTTAATTAAACAACTATGATTTAACCACTTCTTTTATCTTCTTGGCTGATTTTTTGTAGATCAAAAATATGCTTTACCCTAACCCCTTATCGTCGCTGTCGTTTTTATCTTTTAACACTAATTTAATGATCCTCCATATGATGATTAATAAAATGATGGTTAAAAGCAAATACCAAACATTGATAAAAACGGCTTTCATCATTTGATTTTCCTTATTTTTTACTCAAAGACAATCTGATAACGCTATTTTCTAAAGCGTCCAAACGATGCGAAACTTGGGCTTCTAGGCTGATTAACGCTCCCTTTGGCATTTCTATTTTTTCATCTCCCACTTCAAAAACGATTTTGCCCTCTAAAACCTGCACGCTGATAGCTCCCGGGGCCTTGTGTTTGTCCATGATCGCTCCCTTGGGCATGCAAATGCGGATTTCCTTATTGGAAGAATTTTCACTCAACGCTTCAATGTGGAGCTTTTCAAAATGAACGCCCTCTAAAAAATTAACCATTCTCATTAAACAACCTTTATTTTAATTTTTCTACTATTTCTTTCGCTTGTAAAGCGATTTCTAACTCTTCATCAGTAGGGATTCGTAAAACCTTAACCTTAGCGTCAGGCTGGCTCAAATCCACTAATCCGTTGCCCGGATTGTCGTTGGTGGGCTTACATAAAGCGATCCCTAAATTTCTAATCCTTCACACACGCTCTCTCTTAAAGCCGAGTAGTTTTCCCCTAATCCCCCTGTAAAGAGGATCGCATCTACTTTTTTTAAGACCACCATGTAAGCCCCAATATACTTTTTAATGCGATAAGCGCACATTTCAAAAGCGAGTTTGGCTTGTTTATCGCCTTTTTGCTTTCTGGCTTCTATGTTTCTCATTATCCCCACAAATGCCTTTCAAACCGCTTTCATGGTTTAACATTTTCATCACTTCTTCTAAGCTCTTGTTCGCACATTGCGCAGTATATTCCACCACAGTGGGGTCAATATCCCCACACCTTGTGCCCATAATCAAGCCTTCTAATGGGGTTAGCCCCATAGAAGTGTCCACGCTTTTACCCTTTTGAATGGCTGTTGCGCTTGAGCCGTTCCCTAAATGCAAACTGATAGCGGTGAAGCACCCAAACGCTAAAGCGATTGGGCTTCCTCGGCTGATGTTGCCCATAGGGAAAGTTTGGTTCTCACTTTGTGTCCCTAATCATAGGGATTTTACAGAGTTTGATCTCCAACGCATTCCCTACAGGTCTCACACATCATATCTCCAAAGGCGTAACTTTGCGTACTTCCTACGCTAGATACAAATGTATGGAGATATTATACTACAAATTAGCAGCATTCATCCCAAACACTAAAGATGTTTGGGATTTCTGCTTGGGTGGTTTAAAAAGCCCGCTCGCATGATCTTTAATCACAAGCTTTTCTTTAAGTTCTTGATCGTTATGGTGTAAATGCGATTTGATTTTCAACTGCCCTATTTCTTCGCCGATTTTTTCGGCCAAACCGCTCGCTAAGGGCTTATTTTCTTTCATGTCAAACAATTTAAACTTAATAGACGAACTGCCCAGATTCAAAACTAAAATTTCCATCAATTCCTCCTAGTCAATTAATCTTGCGCTTGAAGGGCGCTAATCAAAACGGTGTTGATAATAACTTCCACTAAAGCGCCCCCTACTCAAATCGTTAATGGGCTTGTTCAAACCTTGTAAGATAGGCCCTATCGCCACGGCTTTAGCGCTCCGTTGCACCGCTTTATAAGCGATATTCCCAGCGTTTAAATCCGGGAAAATAAAAACGCTAGCTTGCCCGGCCACTTGGCTGTTAGGCATTTTTTTCTTCACTACGCTTTTATCAATGGAAGCGTCAAATTGTAAAGGGCCATCAATTTCTAATTGTGGATCTAACTTTTGAGCGATTGTTAGGGCTTCGTTGATTTTGTCTATCATTTCGCCTTGAGCGGAATTGCCTGTCGCATAAGAGAGTAAGGCCACTTTAGGTGCGATATTGAGTTGCTTAGCGCTTTGTGCAGAAGTGATAGCGATCTCAGCTAATTCTTTAGGGCTAGGGTTAGGGATAATCGCGCAATCCCCAAAAACCAACACTTGAGTGTCTAAACACATTAAAAACACGCTTGAAACCAAGCTCACGCCGGGTTTGGTTTTGATGATTTGTAAAGCGGGTCTAATGGTCTCAGCTGTGATTCACCCCAGAAACCATGGCATGCGCATAACCTGAATGCACGAGCATGGTCGCAAAATAAGTCTTATCCAACACTAATTGTTCAGCTTCTTGCTCACTCAAGCCCTTTGATTTTCGTAATTCATACAAACTATTAGCAAATTCTTCTCTATAATGAGAAGTGCTAGGATCAATGATTTCTACATTTTCTAAATTCAAGTTCAAATTTTTCGAATTAATGGCTTCTTTATCGCCCAATAAAATCAATCCCACCGCGCCCATAGCGTTCAAACGATGCGCGGCTTTTAAAATCCTTTCATCTTCGCTCTCGGGTAAAACCACTTTTTTAATCTGTTTTTTAGCCTTTTTTTCCAAACCCATTTGAAAAGCTAAAGGGGTAATAATCTCGCTTTTTATTTGCAACACGCTTTCTATCAGATCCGCTTCTAATGAGACGCGCTTAAAAAATTGGGTTTTTCATGCATTTCGCCCGCAAATAACCCTACAGCGAAAGGGGCTTCTTTTTTAATGATATGAGAATGCATGGCTTTCAAATATTCCAAACTCGTTTGCGCGACAGCCACAACAGGAGCGTTTAAATGCTTGGCTAAAGTGGTGTTTAAATCTAAAAGAGCGTTTAAGAAAAACTTCGGCGCATACCCTAAACTAATGACAAAATCATGCGTGGTTTGTAATTCATCATAGCGTTTGAGAATCGTTTCAAATAGTAACTCTTCTTGAGCAGCGCTCGCAAACTCTAAAGCCTTTTGTTTGTCTATGGCGCTATGAAACTCTAAAGAGTTCAAGCCATAGCGCTCCCAAAAACCCTCACGCCCCCCATCAATGGGCGAAAACAATGCGATTTTTTGATAGCGTGGCTTTAGCGCTTTTAAAAGGCTCTTACAAGCAACCCCTAAAACTTCTGTATCCTCTGGGTAAATCCATAAACCTTGCATGCCAATCTCCCTAAAATTATCGTTTTTACTTAATTGTAGCGAAATTTAATTAAACCTAAACGAAACCATAGTTTTAAAAATCTCTGTTCTCATTAAGCGCGAATAACGACAACTTTTATTTTTAAAAAATGGGGTTTTTCGTTTTAAAAAACACCTTTAGCATTTTTAGATTTGATCATGCATCTTAAGGAACTCTTTTTGCTTAACTCACACCATGTAAAATAAAAGAGTTGTTTTAAAGGATAACCATGCCATCTCCTATTAATCCCATTCACACCAACGCAAGCGCCAACGCAAGCACTTTAATAAATAGCGGAGCGAAAAACGAAGACACCAAAAACGCCCCTAAAAGCGCATCAAAAGATTTCAGTAAGATCTTAAACCAAAAGATCTCTAAAGACAAAACCGCCCCTAAAGAAAATCCTAACGCATTAAAAGCCGCACCCAAAGACTCTAAAGAGAGCACTAAAGAGGACGCTAAAGCGCTTGAAAAAACCCCTACCCCACACCACCAACACGCTCAAAATCCCGCCAAAGACCAACAAGCCCCTACCCTAAAAGATTGGCTCAACCACAAAAAAACAACAGCCCCACATGAGGCTCAACATGAAACCCATGAGGCTAATGAAACTAACCCCAAAACCCCTAACGAAACTTTAAACAAGAATGAAAAAAAGCCTAACGAAGTTATCTCTAACGCTCATCAAATAAATTTAACTAATAAAAACCCCATAACCCCCACCAACCACGCTAATAACGCTATCAAAAAACCCACAGCCCCAACCCATAACGCTAAAGAGTCAAAAACCCTTAAAGACATCCAAACGCTCAGCCAAAAACATGACTTAAACGCCAGCAACATTCAAGCGACCACAACTCCAGAAAATAAAACCCCCTTAAATGCGAGCGATCATCTTGCTTTGAAAACAACGCAAACGCCCACTAACCACACCCTTGCAAAGAACGACGCTAAAAACACCGCCAACCTTTCTAGCGTTTTGCAATCCTTAGAAAAAAAAGAATCGCACAATAAAGAACACGCAAACCCCCAAAATAACGAAAAAAAAACGCCCCCTTTAAAGGAAGCTTTACCAATGAACGCTATTAAAAGGGATAAAACGCTTTCTAAAAAAAAGTCAGAAAAAACCCCTACTAAAGCCCAAACTACAGCCCCAAGCACAACGCCAGAAAACGCCCCTAAAATCCCTCTTAAAACGCCCCCTTTAATGCCTTTAATAGGAGCTAACCCCCCTAACGATAACCCTCCAACGCCATTAGAAAAAGAAGAAACAACTAAAGAAGCAAGCGATAATAAAGAAAAAACTAAAGAATCCACTAACAACGCTCAAAGCGCGCAAAACGCCCAAGCTAGCGATAAGACAAGCGAGAATAAAAGCACTGCCCCTAAAGAGACGATCAAGCATTTCACCCAACAATTAAAGCAAGAAATCCAAGAATACAAACCCCCCATGAGCAGGATCTCTATGGATTTATTCCCTAAGGAATTGGGCAAGGTTGAAGTGATTATTCAAAAAGTGGGTAAAAACCTTAAAGTGAGCGTGATTTCTCACAACAACAGCCTACAAACCTTTTTAGACAACCAACAAGATCTCAAAAACAGCCTGAACGCTTTAGGCTTTGAAGGGGTAGATTTGAGCTTTTCGCAAGATTCTTCTAAAGAGCAACCCAAAGAGTCATTCAAAGAGCAGGAATTAACCCCCTTAAAAGAAAACGCCCTAAAAAGCTACCAAGAGAATACGGACCATGAAAACAAAGAAACGAGCATGCAAATCACTCTTTATGCGTGATTTTAAGCGAGTTTGCTCTATAATAAGACATCTTTAATAAGGAAGAGATCATGGCCATTGATTTAGCAGAAGTTACAGGAGCTAAAGCCGCGCAAGAAAGGAAAAAAGAGCAACCCACCATCGCTAACGGGTTGGATAAAAACGCTTTCATGAAACTCTTTTTAGAGCAATTGAAAAATCAAGACCCCACCGCTCCTATGGAAACGGATAAAATCATCACCCAAACCGCGCAGCTCACGCAAGTGGAAATGCAAGAAGAAAACAAAAAAACCATGCAAGAAGTCGCCAGTGCGATGAAATCCAATAAAGAAACTAACGAATCTTTAAAAGACTTTCAAGGCGCTTTAAAAGACACCATGGAAAACCTTAATAAAGGCATGGACGATAGCTTGAAAGCCAATAACGCTTTAAGGGAAGTAACGGCCCTTAATTCTGTGAGCATGATAGGCAAAATCGCTGAAACCGATGTGAGCGGGGCGAATTTTGACGGCAACAACAAGCTTTCTTTTTCGCTCTTTTTTGATGAAAAAATTGACGCTTCTAAAGGAGTGCCAGCGATTCAAATCCTGAATGAAAACAATGAATTAGTCAAAACGATTCCTTTAAAAGATTATAACGGGCAAAAGGGGTATATCAATTTTGAATGGGACGGCACAAACGAAAAGGGCGAAAAAGTCCCTAAAGGCAATTACAAAATCAAGGCTGAATACAATTTAGACTCCCAAAGCAAGCAGTATTTGCAAACGCGCATTGGTAGGGGCGAAGTGGAAAGCGTGATTTTTGATAAAGGCAAGCCCATGTTAAGAATGGGCGAAATGATTCTACCCATAGACAGTGCGATAGAATTTTATAAACCGGATCAAAAACCGATTGAACAGAAACCGATTGATCAAAAACCGCTTGAACAGAAACTCTCTGATCAAAAACCCATTGAGCAAAAACCGATTGAGCAAAAACTCTCTGATCAAAGACCGATTGATCAAAAACCCCAAACTCCCCCTAAAGAGACAGCATGAACGACACCTTATTAAACGCTTATAGCGGGATTAAGACCCACCAGTTTGGCATTGACAGCCTTTCAAATAATATCGCCAATGTCAATACTTTAGGCTATCGCTCCAATGATCCGGAGTTTAAGACCTTGTTTTCTTCGCATTTAGACGCTTTGAACGCCAAATCCGTTGTGGCTAATGACCGAAATTACGGCGTTACAGGCTCAGGCAATGTCCTTTCTAATAAAGACGGGGAATACATGCCAAGCGAGGGGGAATTCCACATGGCGTATCAAGGCAAGGGCTGGTTTGTGATAGGGCCCAATAAAAATGGGGAAATGACCATTAATAAAGACGGCTTTAGCAAAAAACAGGATAATTTCCTAACCCGCGCCGGTAATTTCGCACGAGACGCTGATGGCTATTTGGTAACCCCTGAGGGCTATTATGTTTATGGTATTGATTTGAAAAAGATCAAAGACGGCACGCTCAATTCCACCGCTAGAGATGAAGATATTGAAAAATTGCATGGCAACACCCTTTCGCCCTTACAAATCCCCCAAGATTTGACTTACCAGCCCGTGCTTAGCACGAAAGTGGGTATTAGCGTGAATTTAAACCCTAAAGACCATTTAAAAGGCGTGCAAGATTTTTTCTTAAACGATAAGGGCGAGATCATTAAAGAGCGTTTTTTAAACCAGGACATTAACGCTTTAGCGAATGACGATAACGAGCCCATAGACGCGATCACTAATCGTAAGTTAAACATCAGTATCCAAAAAGAGAATGGCAAAAAAGAAGATTTTGTTTTCACTTATGGGGACGCTGAAAAAGGCGAAAACCAGTTCAAAACTTTAGGCGATTTGCAAAAACTCCTTAAAGAAAAAACCGGGCTAGACTTAAACCTCATCAAAAGCGAAAAAGACGCCAAAAGC contains:
- a CDS encoding cupin domain-containing protein; this encodes MRMVNFLEGVHFEKLHIEALSENSSNKEIRICMPKGAIMDKHKAPGAISVQVLEGKIVFEVGDEKIEMPKGALISLEAQVSHRLDALENSVIRLSLSKK
- the flgD gene encoding flagellar hook assembly protein FlgD; the protein is MAIDLAEVTGAKAAQERKKEQPTIANGLDKNAFMKLFLEQLKNQDPTAPMETDKIITQTAQLTQVEMQEENKKTMQEVASAMKSNKETNESLKDFQGALKDTMENLNKGMDDSLKANNALREVTALNSVSMIGKIAETDVSGANFDGNNKLSFSLFFDEKIDASKGVPAIQILNENNELVKTIPLKDYNGQKGYINFEWDGTNEKGEKVPKGNYKIKAEYNLDSQSKQYLQTRIGRGEVESVIFDKGKPMLRMGEMILPIDSAIEFYKPDQKPIEQKPIDQKPLEQKLSDQKPIEQKPIEQKLSDQRPIDQKPQTPPKETA
- a CDS encoding HypC/HybG/HupF family hydrogenase formation chaperone, translating into MCLAIPSKVIAINDNVALLETLGVQREASLDLMGESVKVGDYVLLHIGYVMSKIDEKEALESIELYQEMIAKMNETQ
- a CDS encoding flagellar hook-length control protein FliK, which translates into the protein MPSPINPIHTNASANASTLINSGAKNEDTKNAPKSASKDFSKILNQKISKDKTAPKENPNALKAAPKDSKESTKEDAKALEKTPTPHHQHAQNPAKDQQAPTLKDWLNHKKTTAPHEAQHETHEANETNPKTPNETLNKNEKKPNEVISNAHQINLTNKNPITPTNHANNAIKKPTAPTHNAKESKTLKDIQTLSQKHDLNASNIQATTTPENKTPLNASDHLALKTTQTPTNHTLAKNDAKNTANLSSVLQSLEKKESHNKEHANPQNNEKKTPPLKEALPMNAIKRDKTLSKKKSEKTPTKAQTTAPSTTPENAPKIPLKTPPLMPLIGANPPNDNPPTPLEKEETTKEASDNKEKTKESTNNAQSAQNAQASDKTSENKSTAPKETIKHFTQQLKQEIQEYKPPMSRISMDLFPKELGKVEVIIQKVGKNLKVSVISHNNSLQTFLDNQQDLKNSLNALGFEGVDLSFSQDSSKEQPKESFKEQELTPLKENALKSYQENTDHENKETSMQITLYA
- the hypD gene encoding hydrogenase formation protein HypD, encoding MSVDHLISPFRDKRTLLALSNAIKKLASKLEKKLVIMEVCGGHTHSIMKYGLLDLMPNNLEFVHGPGCPVCVMPRARLDEAYELATIKDSIVLSLGDMMKVPGSYGSLIQAREKGLDARFLYSPMQALEIAKENPHKKVIYIAIGFETTTPMTASVLLNAKKEKINNLFFHTNHILVPPSVSAILKDPACQINALLAPSHVSVISGAQIYAPLVDRFKIPIIVSGFEPVDILESVLMLLKQALNKEAKLEIQYKRAVSYGGNVKAQVLVNACMEVRENFEWRGLGNIKHSALKLKEAFASYDAEKVFKEHLSHKTSKENKACKCGEILKGIAKPLDCSLFATTCTPQNPIGSCMVSSEGACAAYYRYKRV
- the hypB gene encoding hydrogenase nickel incorporation protein HypB; protein product: MSEQRKESLQNNPNLSKKDVKIVEKILSKNDIKAAEMKERYLKEGLYVLNFMSSPGSGKTTMLENLADFKDFKFCVVEGDLQTNRDADRLRKKGVSAHQITTGEACHLEASMIEGAFDLLKDEGALEKSDFLIIENVGNLVCPSSYNLGAAMNIVLLSVPEGDDKVLKYPTMFMCADAVIISKADMIEVFNFRVSQVKEDMQKLKPEAPIFLMSSKDPKSLEDFKNFLLEKKRENYQSTHSF
- a CDS encoding flagellar hook protein FlgE, which encodes MNDTLLNAYSGIKTHQFGIDSLSNNIANVNTLGYRSNDPEFKTLFSSHLDALNAKSVVANDRNYGVTGSGNVLSNKDGEYMPSEGEFHMAYQGKGWFVIGPNKNGEMTINKDGFSKKQDNFLTRAGNFARDADGYLVTPEGYYVYGIDLKKIKDGTLNSTARDEDIEKLHGNTLSPLQIPQDLTYQPVLSTKVGISVNLNPKDHLKGVQDFFLNDKGEIIKERFLNQDINALANDDNEPIDAITNRKLNISIQKENGKKEDFVFTYGDAEKGENQFKTLGDLQKLLKEKTGLDLNLIKSEKDAKSPPLLLEIANPSQTPITFSLSGGIADKLGLNANGMELKKGISRDSVAIKIPYYSTEVDIYDKAGDKYLLQSEYYMTNSNDPTSSPTSKRKNQTWEVKSYIVDPKNKTPINDPTWEIVGFDSATHKMKSAPMTLDFKGNKLTYSLDKSENHDSSDLSYQDSKLLEASQDGKPRGIFRDMRIEENGVISLAFSNGVVEPVARIGILAFTNDQGLRKIGGNLYEMQEGTINGENRPLSGNPILGWDEEGKLKFGKIRHKYLETSNVNAGNALTNLILMQRGYSMNARAFGAGDDMIKEAISLKK